From Methanocella paludicola SANAE, a single genomic window includes:
- a CDS encoding carboxypeptidase regulatory-like domain-containing protein, whose product MRRLTPVLILLALCLSPATATAYPADISVTVKVFNPDGSPAAGVQVALQNGNYAVLGNETTGISGTCIFNVSPGSAAIRALVDDYDVVSVWHEALNSTIEVKLRRVGEVTGTIRMDGMGSGNPLVVLDNDTIYDSTPYDVSRQNGSGVYVFTANRFSLATTTGPHTLYAVGYSNGTVYRSADTAINVSEAAVPVVLELSPYSDNASILPLDVYDRIFHTTAGGGTFSFSGRILDASGAPVQGATITAQDYLVQDRGHASSDANGTFDFGLLNVSTDFLRLKINIPDNGSTFTTYTQFYPAEDTAGLEVKVLDYPKPAYGYIYGIIALTENRSNPVPISGTVYLNNGLSQEVSPSVNSGQFSFALSPGTYEIYAVHEDGGQRLVSETRTIQVEAVWSALAVNPTVLVVGPPEVQYVPLAIALALGALCMAGTGYALRRWL is encoded by the coding sequence ATGCGCCGCCTGACCCCGGTACTGATATTACTTGCCCTTTGTCTTTCGCCCGCGACGGCAACCGCATACCCCGCGGATATCTCCGTTACAGTAAAGGTGTTCAACCCGGACGGCTCCCCCGCCGCTGGCGTCCAGGTCGCCCTCCAGAACGGCAACTACGCCGTGCTGGGAAACGAAACGACCGGCATTTCGGGCACGTGTATTTTTAACGTCAGCCCCGGCTCCGCCGCCATAAGGGCGCTGGTGGACGACTATGACGTCGTCTCCGTGTGGCACGAGGCGTTGAACTCCACCATCGAGGTAAAGCTGCGTCGCGTCGGGGAGGTGACTGGGACCATCAGGATGGACGGCATGGGCTCCGGCAACCCGCTTGTCGTGCTGGACAACGACACCATATATGACTCGACGCCATACGATGTGTCCAGGCAGAACGGCTCGGGCGTCTACGTGTTCACCGCGAACCGTTTCTCGCTCGCGACCACGACCGGGCCCCACACGCTCTACGCCGTCGGCTATTCGAACGGGACCGTATACCGCTCCGCCGATACGGCCATTAACGTGTCCGAGGCCGCCGTCCCCGTCGTGCTGGAGCTCAGCCCCTACAGCGATAACGCCTCGATACTGCCGTTGGACGTCTACGACCGGATATTCCACACCACGGCCGGTGGGGGCACGTTCAGCTTCTCAGGCAGGATCCTGGATGCCAGCGGCGCTCCCGTACAGGGCGCCACCATTACGGCCCAGGACTACCTGGTCCAGGACCGGGGCCACGCTTCCTCAGACGCTAACGGCACGTTCGACTTTGGCCTCCTGAACGTGAGCACGGACTTCCTGAGGCTCAAAATAAACATACCGGATAACGGCTCGACGTTCACCACGTACACGCAGTTCTACCCGGCGGAGGACACGGCGGGCCTCGAAGTGAAGGTCCTCGACTACCCGAAGCCGGCTTATGGCTACATCTACGGCATCATCGCCCTCACCGAGAACCGCTCCAACCCCGTCCCGATATCGGGAACTGTCTACCTGAATAATGGCCTCAGCCAGGAGGTCTCGCCCTCTGTGAATAGCGGCCAGTTCTCCTTCGCCCTGTCCCCCGGCACCTACGAGATCTACGCGGTGCACGAGGACGGCGGGCAGCGCCTGGTCTCCGAGACGCGTACCATCCAGGTGGAGGCCGTGTGGTCGGCCCTGGCCGTCAACCCCACCGTCCTGGTGGTCGGCCCCCCTGAAGTGCAGTACGTGCCTCTCGCCATCGCCCTGGCCCTGGGCGCCCTGTGCATGGCGGGCACGGGCTACGCTCTGCGAAGATGGCTTTGA
- a CDS encoding carboxypeptidase-like regulatory domain-containing protein produces the protein MLLLTIALAVPAAASTCTIRGTVTDTDGRPVPGADVTLFDGYRTEISSVKTSSTGSFAFTDVGLDTSYFTIRAFYNDGHQTYTNAGYFTTQYQASGNVVIPLADTRLENYRRPASSTARSSPASTPAPALATVILALFIVAMGIKKA, from the coding sequence GTGCTCCTTCTGACCATAGCGTTAGCCGTCCCTGCGGCGGCGAGCACCTGCACGATCCGGGGCACGGTGACCGACACCGACGGCCGCCCCGTGCCGGGCGCCGACGTCACTCTCTTCGACGGCTACCGCACGGAAATATCGTCAGTAAAGACCAGCTCCACGGGCAGCTTCGCCTTCACGGACGTGGGCCTCGATACGAGCTACTTCACCATCAGGGCCTTCTATAACGACGGTCACCAGACCTACACGAACGCCGGATACTTCACCACGCAGTACCAGGCGAGCGGCAACGTGGTCATCCCACTAGCCGACACTCGCCTCGAGAACTACCGCCGGCCCGCCTCGTCTACCGCCCGCAGCTCTCCCGCGAGCACTCCGGCACCTGCGCTGGCCACTGTCATACTGGCGCTATTCATCGTGGCCATGGGCATAAAAAAGGCATGA
- a CDS encoding carboxypeptidase-like regulatory domain-containing protein, whose protein sequence is MRSAKTLLLLAFAAMLLSAALPASAVEGEYFSVSGTVTDANWNPIPGALITLYDFDFNRITTQNTNSQGYFSFEGVSVTSNVFNLRVIYTDESGAHELPGYYIPAMTAKGDIRLDAAKTHYDDYTMPGSEPRATATPVPAPTQAPAATPQPAQSTDNTVVYMLLFVGGAIAGAAVATLACFIVMRTQKP, encoded by the coding sequence ATGCGCTCCGCTAAAACGCTCTTGCTCCTCGCCTTCGCCGCCATGCTGCTCTCCGCGGCGCTCCCCGCCTCCGCCGTGGAGGGGGAGTACTTCTCCGTCTCCGGCACCGTGACTGACGCCAACTGGAACCCCATTCCAGGGGCCCTCATTACGCTGTACGACTTCGATTTTAACCGTATAACCACCCAGAACACGAACAGCCAGGGCTACTTCTCGTTCGAGGGCGTGAGCGTGACGTCCAACGTATTTAACCTCCGGGTCATATATACCGACGAGAGCGGGGCGCACGAGCTTCCGGGATACTACATCCCCGCGATGACCGCGAAGGGAGATATCAGGCTGGACGCTGCTAAGACGCACTACGACGACTACACCATGCCGGGCTCCGAGCCCAGAGCGACAGCCACCCCGGTGCCGGCCCCCACCCAGGCGCCGGCGGCGACCCCGCAGCCCGCCCAGTCGACCGACAACACCGTCGTGTACATGCTCCTGTTCGTCGGAGGCGCCATCGCAGGCGCCGCCGTGGCCACTCTCGCCTGCTTCATCGTCATGCGGACGCAGAAGCCCTAG
- a CDS encoding winged helix-turn-helix transcriptional regulator: MKKGILFEAVIALVIVFLAFAIYAMISTSTTAAAVKWTTPTYDQPGYMYASGDILYSFTGNSIYAFDSDGNAAWNLTIPDNWSISSEWLRLKDTGDILVGGFTGNTEVSPTVASSDGVLYVLARPNITVTSAEIATVNNFTQVFAISKDGIILWSVPLESKLILYGSSSLDTVSIHASGGRVYVFHDYQETVIDSSGHVLFTISNVSDPATVDEKGNIYAVEPVSSDPVLEGGAYDYRVPSSIVNAYDSSGKLLWTRDIGEPVIRQYLREDIREQFDSLPLYKYGSLYLPLKDGILAMDTGGNVIWVKRLNESTQLLELMPMDSDGNFYLEHVNSANLSASSLYVLSGDGSAVSEPVPYDEYHSSGYKAGKDGVLYYVASEPSNNSSLDALASLKLTAYDVRNASTLWSYTIPTYKKSTITLDETSVRNIFGPYTSGDILDGSQQRYPYGSLSSRVYGQSDVIVLPSEGRVYLSYADYNYEYPIVVGQSQCVYAMGVAAVNGGREEWQYSTDSPVTAMADGNGNLFYSTMDGTISAAKFDPATGLTISIIAYLFIRFIAVGAVSRARSRLDKNENRNVVLKFISEHPGSTLYEIARGIDMNLGTARYHVLILGINHRITSQKADNKYVRFFLNSNTFSKEEQVLLSFIKREPTRKVLGMLLEKPGRTNVDLSRELNIAESTISKYIKELSSKEIIMKEPMPGGRFAYSIRKEYVERVAMALESLKCAA, from the coding sequence ATGAAAAAGGGTATACTCTTCGAAGCAGTGATAGCGCTGGTAATCGTTTTCCTGGCGTTCGCCATATACGCCATGATCAGCACCAGCACCACCGCGGCGGCCGTAAAATGGACGACACCCACCTACGACCAGCCGGGCTACATGTACGCTTCGGGCGACATACTTTACTCTTTTACGGGCAACAGCATCTACGCCTTCGACAGCGATGGCAACGCCGCCTGGAACCTGACCATACCCGACAACTGGAGCATCTCGAGCGAGTGGCTCCGGCTCAAGGATACGGGCGACATCCTGGTGGGCGGGTTCACCGGCAATACGGAGGTCAGCCCCACGGTGGCCTCTTCGGACGGCGTGCTCTACGTCCTTGCCCGGCCCAACATAACCGTTACTTCGGCCGAGATCGCCACGGTGAATAACTTCACCCAGGTCTTCGCCATCTCGAAGGACGGGATCATCTTATGGAGCGTGCCCCTCGAAAGCAAGCTCATCCTTTACGGAAGCTCTTCTCTGGATACCGTGTCAATACACGCCTCGGGCGGTCGCGTCTACGTGTTCCACGACTACCAGGAGACGGTCATAGACAGCTCCGGGCACGTGCTCTTTACCATTTCTAACGTATCGGACCCGGCCACGGTCGACGAGAAGGGCAACATCTACGCCGTCGAGCCGGTCAGCAGCGACCCGGTGCTCGAGGGAGGCGCCTACGATTACCGCGTGCCCTCAAGCATCGTGAACGCATACGACTCTTCCGGTAAATTACTCTGGACCCGGGACATCGGCGAGCCGGTCATCCGGCAGTACCTGAGAGAGGACATCAGGGAACAGTTCGACTCGCTTCCTCTTTATAAATACGGCAGCCTCTACCTGCCCCTGAAGGACGGCATACTGGCCATGGACACCGGCGGCAACGTAATCTGGGTGAAGAGGCTCAACGAGTCGACACAGCTTTTAGAGCTGATGCCGATGGATTCGGACGGTAACTTCTACCTGGAGCACGTGAACTCCGCCAACCTGTCGGCCTCGAGCCTGTACGTCCTGTCGGGCGACGGGTCCGCCGTGTCGGAGCCCGTGCCATACGACGAATATCACTCATCGGGATACAAGGCCGGAAAGGACGGCGTGCTCTACTACGTGGCATCCGAGCCCTCGAACAATAGCAGCCTGGACGCCCTCGCCTCCCTCAAGCTAACGGCGTACGACGTGAGGAACGCCTCCACGTTATGGTCGTACACCATACCGACCTACAAGAAGAGCACTATCACGCTGGACGAGACGAGCGTCCGGAATATCTTCGGCCCGTACACATCCGGCGACATCCTGGACGGCAGCCAGCAGCGCTATCCATACGGCAGCCTCTCCTCCAGGGTCTACGGGCAGTCGGACGTTATCGTCCTGCCCTCGGAGGGCCGGGTCTACCTTAGCTATGCCGATTATAACTACGAGTATCCCATCGTAGTAGGACAGTCGCAGTGCGTCTACGCCATGGGCGTAGCGGCGGTTAACGGCGGCCGCGAGGAGTGGCAGTACTCCACGGACTCGCCCGTGACGGCCATGGCCGATGGCAACGGCAACCTGTTCTACAGCACCATGGACGGCACGATCTCCGCCGCTAAGTTCGACCCCGCGACGGGTCTTACCATCTCGATCATCGCTTACCTGTTCATCCGGTTCATCGCGGTCGGCGCCGTGTCGAGGGCACGGTCGAGGCTCGACAAGAACGAGAACCGCAACGTCGTATTAAAGTTCATATCCGAGCACCCCGGCTCGACGCTGTACGAGATCGCCCGGGGCATAGACATGAACCTGGGCACGGCCCGGTACCACGTGCTAATATTAGGAATTAATCACCGCATCACCTCCCAGAAGGCCGATAATAAGTACGTCCGGTTCTTCCTGAACTCCAACACGTTCAGCAAGGAAGAGCAGGTCCTGCTATCGTTCATCAAGCGGGAGCCCACCCGGAAGGTGCTGGGCATGCTGCTCGAGAAGCCCGGGCGCACCAACGTGGACCTTTCCAGGGAGCTGAACATCGCCGAGTCCACCATCAGCAAGTATATAAAGGAGCTCTCCTCCAAGGAAATCATCATGAAGGAGCCGATGCCCGGCGGCAGGTTCGCCTACTCCATCCGTAAGGAGTACGTCGAGCGCGTCGCCATGGCGCTGGAGAGCTTGAAATGCGCCGCCTGA